In one window of Poriferisphaera corsica DNA:
- the nadA gene encoding quinolinate synthase NadA: MMLWQAPLPDKYVKMDDDALAVAIAARKAELGDDLVVLGHHYQQDDVVRFADFTGDSFKLSQLAAEAVVERGSKWVIFAGVHFMAESADILTDDDVAVILPDMGAGCSMADMANYEQTVEAWEYLHECVRGENVRIVPMCYMNCTAAIKAFCGEHGGAVCTSSNAEKMLRWALAGSDEPLKDGEQVKILFLPDQHLGRNTGADLGFDVEKEMVVYDPKEPEACGEADVRRSSFILWKGHCSVHKLFRPEHVGQVKEVWPDVTVMVHPECDHAVVKAADCSGSTEAIIKAVTASAAGSRWAIGTEVHLVNRLRDEMKEKGVEVRMLSECQCLCTTMYRIDMPHLLYVMDQLVEGEVVNQVSVPEGVQHWAKVSMERMLRVTTGEAVKV; this comes from the coding sequence ATGATGTTGTGGCAGGCACCTTTGCCGGATAAGTATGTGAAGATGGACGATGACGCGTTGGCGGTTGCGATTGCTGCGCGGAAGGCTGAGTTAGGGGATGACTTGGTGGTTTTGGGGCATCACTATCAGCAGGACGATGTGGTGCGGTTTGCCGATTTTACCGGGGACAGTTTTAAGCTGTCGCAGTTGGCGGCGGAGGCTGTGGTTGAGCGGGGGAGCAAGTGGGTGATCTTTGCTGGGGTGCATTTCATGGCGGAGAGCGCGGATATCTTGACGGATGATGATGTTGCGGTGATCTTGCCGGACATGGGGGCGGGGTGCTCGATGGCGGACATGGCGAACTATGAGCAGACGGTTGAGGCGTGGGAATATTTGCATGAGTGTGTGCGAGGGGAGAACGTTAGGATCGTGCCGATGTGTTATATGAACTGCACGGCGGCGATCAAGGCGTTTTGTGGTGAGCATGGGGGTGCGGTGTGTACGAGCAGTAATGCGGAGAAGATGTTGAGGTGGGCGCTGGCGGGTAGTGATGAGCCATTGAAAGATGGGGAGCAGGTTAAGATTTTGTTCTTGCCTGACCAGCATTTGGGACGGAACACGGGTGCGGATTTGGGGTTTGATGTTGAGAAGGAGATGGTGGTTTACGATCCGAAGGAGCCTGAAGCTTGCGGGGAAGCGGATGTGCGGCGGTCGAGTTTTATTTTGTGGAAGGGGCATTGCTCGGTGCATAAGTTGTTTCGGCCGGAGCATGTGGGGCAGGTGAAAGAGGTGTGGCCGGACGTGACGGTGATGGTGCATCCGGAGTGTGATCATGCGGTGGTGAAGGCGGCGGACTGTAGTGGTTCGACGGAAGCGATTATCAAGGCGGTGACGGCGTCGGCGGCTGGAAGTCGGTGGGCGATTGGCACCGAAGTGCATCTTGTTAATCGGTTGCGAGATGAGATGAAGGAGAAGGGTGTTGAGGTGCGGATGCTGTCGGAGTGCCAATGTTTATGTACGACAATGTACCGGATTGATATGCCGCATTTGCTTTATGTGATGGATCAGTTGGTTGAAGGGGAGGTTGTGAATCAGGTGAGCGTGCCTGAAGGTGTGCAACACTGGGCGAAGGTGTCGATGGAGCGGATGCTTCGTGTGACAACGGGGGAAGCGGTGAAGGTTTAG